In a genomic window of Ipomoea triloba cultivar NCNSP0323 chromosome 3, ASM357664v1:
- the LOC116013730 gene encoding AP-4 complex subunit sigma, with protein MGIRFILMVNKQGQTRLAQYYEYLTIEERRALEGEIVRKCLARNEQQCSFVEHRNYKIVYRRYASLFFMVGVDNEENELAILEFIHLLVETMDRHFGNVCELDIMFHLEKAHFMLEEMVMNGCIVETSKSNILSPIQLVDKAS; from the exons ATGGGGATCAGATTCATACTAATGGTGAACAAGCAAGGCCAGACTCGGCTAGCTCAGTACTACGAGTACCTCACCATAGAAGAAAGGCGTGCGCTTGAGGGCGAAATCGTTCGCAAGTGTCTCGCTCGGAATGAGCAACAG TGTTCATTTGTGGAACATCGTAACTACAAAATAGTCTACAGGCGATATGCGTCACTGTTTTTCATGGTTGGTGTTGACAATGAAGAA AATGAGCTTGCAATTTTGGAATTCATTCACCTGCTAGTTGAAACAATGGATCGTCATTTTGGCAACGTG TGTGAGTTGGATATCATGTTTCATCTGGAGAAAGCGCACTTCATGCTGGAGGAGATGGTGATGAACGGGTGTATTGTTGAGACGAGCAAGTCCAACATTTTGTCTCCCATACAGCTAGTGGACAAAGCATCATAA